In Oryzias melastigma strain HK-1 linkage group LG16, ASM292280v2, whole genome shotgun sequence, a single genomic region encodes these proteins:
- the LOC112143607 gene encoding 5-hydroxytryptamine receptor 1B, whose product MIETNTPSMLDRTEPAHCTVCCCTLANKILMVVFMLLLILATLFGNLVTLAVVFGTKVFHTPQGYLKASLAVADLAVGIFVVPLSVYAEIHLMVTESGPEWTLYNSQSVSFHPCNIIGPIFAGCTFVSITTIFLLTIERSIAVLRPLHKDSVITRKRTTILIVLSWVGSFSLAVSPMVFSREIALEYNSCSRMCNYALGTIGEFPTQAWNILLLFPAFDFTLLGGTVVINIISLSSIRQHSKRRKTLAETECQSTSNPTFSDIKAAKTIGTLTVAFTASFTPIAVFVVGNVLGNEWCNFSFFAFWILATNSCWNVIIYSVRDQKFRLRAHKLLMPGHRQSTITTKTQKTEEQ is encoded by the coding sequence ATGATTGAGACAAACACCCCCAGCATGCTGGACAGGACTGAGCCGGCACACTGCACCGTGTGCTGCTGCACTCTGGCCAACAAGATCCTCATGGTGGTTTTCATGCTGCTGCTCATCCTAGCCACATTGTTTGGGAATTTGGTGACTTTGGCGGTGGTGTTCGGGACTAAAGTCTTCCACACGCCGCAGGGCTACCTGAAGGCATCCCTGGCTGTGGCTGACCTGGCGGTGGGAATATTCGTGGTGCCACTGTCCGTCTACGCCGAGATCCATCTCATGGTGACGGAGTCCGGACCGGAGTGGACTCTGTACAATTCCCAGTCGGTGAGCTTTCACCCGTGCAACATCATCGGACCTATTTTTGCTGGGTGCACTTTTGTGTCCATCACGACCATCTTCCTGCTCACGATCGAGCGGAGCATCGCCGTGCTGAGGCCGCTGCACAAAGACTCCGTCATCACTCGGAAAAGGACAACCATACTCATCGTCCTCTCGTGGGTGGGGAGCTTCTCCCTGGCGGTGTCTCCCATGGTTTTCAGCAGGGAGATTGCGCTGGAGTACAACTCCTGCAGCCGGATGTGTAACTACGCTTTAGGCACCATCGGCGAGTTTCCCACCCAAGCCTGGaacatcctcctcctctttcccgCGTTTGACTTCACCCTCCTGGGTGGCACGGTCGTCATCAACATCATCTCTCTGTCCAGCATCAGGCAGCACTCCAAACGCAGAAAAACCCTGGCGGAGACGGAATGCCAAAGCACCAGCAACCCCACCTTCTCAGACATTAAAGCAGCCAAAACCATCGGGACCCTCACTGTGGCCTTCACGGCGTCCTTCACCCCCATCGCCGTCTTTGTGGTCGGGAACGTTCTGGGGAACGAATGGTGCAACTTTTCCTTTTTCGCCTTCTGGATTTTAGCTACAAACAGCTGCTGGAATGTTATCATTTACAGCGTGAGAGACCAGAAGTTCAGACTACGAGCACACAAACTTCTCATGCCTGGTCACAGACAAAGCACCATCACgaccaaaacacaaaagactGAAGAGCAATGA